The sequence below is a genomic window from Synechococcus sp. PCC 7335.
CATCTCTACGATCACAGACACGATCTTGATGCTGCAATACGTAGAGGTTCGTGGCGAGATGTCAAGGGCAATCAATGTCTTCAAGATGCGCGGATCCTGGCACGATAAAGCCATCCGTGAATATATCATCAATGAAGATGGTCCGCAGATTCAAGAGTCATTCCGTAATCTAGAAGGCATTATTAGTGGCTCGGCCCGCCGAATTCCTTCTAGGGAAAAGAACGAGCTGGCAAGGATTGTCAGTGCCGTTCGCAGCGATGATGACTAGCAGCGGACTAACAACGACTGGAAAAGGACGACTAAAACGAACGGAGTCGACGAACATGGAGGGATTCGAACCCCCGACCCTCAGAACCGGAATCTGATGCTCTATCCAACTGAGCTACATGTCCATAGGGATAAGCCTGAGCAAACCCCTAAGGCTAAATTCTAGCACCTCTTCTCCAGCCAAAACGACAAGCCTCCCTAAAAACGCGGCCAAGTAGTTACTGACTGTTACTAACAATACGTTCTCCTGCGGCTGAATGATTTAATGAAAAGCATACTTTAGGGGGTCTGCTACCAAGCGGTGAGTGAGGGTCATGAGACGTAGACGCATATTGGGCTATGGTGCTAGTACTGTAGGAACGGCTGCTCTAGCTGCCTGCACTCAGCAGCAGGGTGGAGGGGCTGTTAGTGGCGATCTGCCTCGGGTGCAGTGGCGGATGGCGACAAGCTGGCCGCAGTCTTTGGATACAATCTATGGCGGTGCGCAGACAGTATGCGATCGCGTCTCTGCGCTGACTGATGGCCGTTTCACCATAGATCCGTTTGCGGCTGGTGAAATTGTTCCTGGTTTGCAAGTCCTCGATGCGGTTCAAGAAGGGACTGTAGAATGTGGACATAGCGCGGCCTATTACTATGTGGGTAAAAACGAGGCCTTAGCTTTTGGCACGACAGTTCCCTTTGGGCTAAACGCACAGCAGCAAAATGCCTGGTTCTACCACGGGGGGGGATTAGACAAAATTAACGAGCTGTATGCCGACTTCAATGTAATTAGCTTTCCTGCGGGCAACACAGGGGTGCAAATGGGCGGCTGGTTTAAAAACAACGTCCAAACCATCAGTGACCTGAACGGGCTGAAAATGCGGATTCCTGGATTCGGCGGTAAGGTAATGGCTGAGCTAGGTGTGAACGTACAGGTGTTACCTGGTGGTGAGATTTTTCTGGCTTTAGAACGGGGCGCAATTGACGCAGCTGAATTTGTCGGTCCCTATGATGACGAAAAGTTGGGACTGAACGAAGCGGCGACTTACTACTATTACCCTGGTTGGTGGGAACCTGGAGCAA
It includes:
- a CDS encoding TRAP transporter substrate-binding protein, coding for MRRRRILGYGASTVGTAALAACTQQQGGGAVSGDLPRVQWRMATSWPQSLDTIYGGAQTVCDRVSALTDGRFTIDPFAAGEIVPGLQVLDAVQEGTVECGHSAAYYYVGKNEALAFGTTVPFGLNAQQQNAWFYHGGGLDKINELYADFNVISFPAGNTGVQMGGWFKNNVQTISDLNGLKMRIPGFGGKVMAELGVNVQVLPGGEIFLALERGAIDAAEFVGPYDDEKLGLNEAATYYYYPGWWEPGATLDTTVNLDAWNTLPAEYQEVFKTAAYESNINMLAKYDALNGAALESLVAKGAQLTPYSDEILTAASEASTALLEESASNDATFKDVYDSWSQFRDSVRGWNKVNELGFAQFVNK